A single window of Rhodamnia argentea isolate NSW1041297 chromosome 5, ASM2092103v1, whole genome shotgun sequence DNA harbors:
- the LOC125312576 gene encoding serine carboxypeptidase-like 20 encodes MTVFGFTSGVILGFVLTVLAVGAAPDESLITHVPGFDGTLPSNHHAGYVAIEGNPGKKNLFYYFIVSERNPSKDPVVLWLNGGPGCSSFDGFVYEHGPFNFQAGESNGSLPILQLNPFSWSKVSNTIYLDSPCGVGLSYSEDPQNYVTGDLQTASDTHAFLLEWFELYPEFLSNPFYISGESYAGVYIPTLASKVVKGIKQGEKPHINFKGYLIGNGIADDEYDGNGYVPFIFGMALISMDIFEDCQATCKGKFYDPPNDRCCKNILKAYAALTGLNMYDILEPCYRYPDGKAMSLPFGLHQLGVTEKPLYTRKRMFGYGSQLWLSEQENTVTSSLQQAKAFHIPCINDDFATAWLNDEAVREAIHAAPASVAGPWEICATRVRLNYTIDTGSMIPYHKSLISEGYRALIFSGDHDSVVPYTGTQAWTRSLGYKIVDEWRSWISNEQVAGYLQGYDHNLTFLTIKGAGHMVPQYKPQESLDFYTRWLDEKPI; translated from the exons ATGACGGTCTTCGGTTTCACTTCTGGTGTAATACTAGGCTTCGTTTTGACTGTTTTAGCTGTCGGAGCGGCTCCTGATGAATCCCTCATTACTCATGTACCGGGCTTTGATGGCACTTTACCCTCTAATCATCATGCAGG GTATGTGGCCATAGAGGGGAATCCTGGAAAGAAGAATTTGTTCTACTATTTCATTGTGTCTGAAAGGAATCCTAGCAAGGACCCTGTAGTACTGTGGCTTAACGGAGGACCCGGTTGCTCCAGCTTCGACGGTTTTGTTTATGAACATG GACCATTTAATTTTCAAGCGGGAGAGTCAAATGGAAGCTTGCCTATACTTCAGCTCAATCCCTTCAGCTGGTCTAAG GTCTCCAACACTATCTATTTGGATTCTCCATGTGGAGTGGGTTTATCATACTCTGAAGATCCACAGAATTATGTGACGGGAGACCTTCAAACTGCCTCCGATACGCACGCCTTTCTTCTCGAG TGGTTCGAGCTCTATCCAGAATTCCTTTCGAATCCATTCTATATATCAGGAGAGTCGTATGCTGGAGTTTACATTCCGACTCTTGCCTCCAAAGTAGTAAAAG gAATTAAACAAGGTGAAAAGCCTCATATCAATTTCAAG GGTTACCTCATTGGTAATGGGATTGCAGATGACGAATATGATGGAAATGGCTACGTGCCTTTCATCTTCGGTATGGCGCTGATCTCGATGGACATCTTTGAG GATTGTCAGGCTACATGTAAAGGGAAGTTCTATGACCCCCCAAATGACCGATGCTGCAAGAACATTCTCAAGGCGTACGCA GCTCTGACAGGTTTAAATATGTACGACATTCTCGAGCCGTGCTACCGTTACCCGGATGGCAAGGCAATGAGTCTGCCTTTTGGCCTCCATCAGTTGGGGGTGACTGAGAAGCCTCTCTACACAAGAAAAAGAATGTTTGGTTATGGTTCACAACTTTGGCTATCAGAACAAGAGAACACGGTCACATCGAGTCTCCAACAGGCGAAAGCATTTCACATCCCATGCATT AATGATGATTTTGCAACCGCATGGTTAAATGACGAAGCAGTTCGGGAAGCAATCCACGCAGCACCG GCGAGCGTGGCGGGTCCTTGGGAGATATGCGCCACTAGAGTGAGGTTAAATTATACCATTGATACAGGAAGTATGATCCCGTATCATAAAAGTTTGATTTCTGAGGGATACAGGGCGCTCATATTCAG TGGAGATCATGATTCAGTCGTACCTTACACCGGCACTCAAGCGTGGACCAGGTCACTTGGATACAAAATTGTCGATGAATGGAGATCGTGGATCTCCAACGAGCAAGTCGCCGG GTATCTGCAAGGGTATGACCACAACCTCACCTTTCTAACTATCAAG GGAGCCGGGCATATGGTCCCTCAATACAAGCCGCAGGAATCGTTGGACTTCTATACTCGTTGGTTAGATGAAAAACCAATCTGA